From Acidovorax sp. FHTAMBA, one genomic window encodes:
- the ppk2 gene encoding polyphosphate kinase 2 — MFYSTTLDTQDLMQRIANDLIDSYDEELELEIEDREVDDIGAPTPGDRLARQQYFKDLFRLQGELVKLQDWVQHSRQKVVILFEGRDAAGKGGVIKRITQRLNPRVARVAALPAPNDRERTQWYFQRYVAHLPAAGEMVLFDRSWYNRAGVERVMGFCTDDEYEEFFRTVPEFEKMLVRSGITLVKYWFSITDEEQHLRFLGRIHDPLKQWKLSPMDLESRVRWEAYTKAKETMLERTHIPEAPWWVVQAVDKKKARLNCIAHLLSQLPYQEVPHLPVVLPDRVRNPEYLRQPVPASMYVPEIY, encoded by the coding sequence ATGTTTTACAGCACCACCCTCGATACCCAGGACCTGATGCAGCGCATCGCCAACGACCTCATTGACAGCTACGACGAAGAGCTGGAGCTGGAGATCGAAGACCGCGAGGTCGATGACATCGGCGCACCCACACCCGGCGACAGGCTGGCGCGCCAGCAATACTTCAAGGACCTGTTTCGCCTGCAGGGCGAGCTCGTGAAGCTGCAGGACTGGGTGCAGCACAGCCGCCAGAAGGTGGTGATCCTGTTCGAGGGGCGCGACGCGGCGGGCAAGGGCGGCGTCATCAAGCGCATCACGCAGCGCCTGAACCCGCGCGTGGCCCGTGTGGCCGCGCTGCCCGCGCCCAACGACCGCGAGCGCACGCAGTGGTACTTCCAGCGCTATGTGGCGCACCTGCCTGCAGCCGGCGAGATGGTGCTGTTTGACCGCAGCTGGTACAACCGCGCGGGCGTCGAACGGGTGATGGGTTTTTGCACCGACGACGAGTACGAAGAGTTCTTTCGCACCGTGCCCGAGTTTGAAAAGATGCTGGTGCGCTCGGGCATCACGCTGGTCAAATACTGGTTTTCCATCACTGATGAGGAGCAGCACCTGCGCTTTCTGGGCCGCATCCACGACCCGCTCAAGCAGTGGAAACTGAGCCCCATGGACCTGGAAAGCCGCGTGCGCTGGGAGGCCTACACCAAGGCCAAAGAGACGATGCTGGAGCGCACCCACATCCCCGAAGCCCCCTGGTGGGTGGTGCAGGCGGTGGACAAGAAAAAGGCGCGCCTGAACTGCATTGCGCACCTGTTGTCGCAGCTGCCCTACCAGGAGGTGCCGCACCTGCCCGTGGTGCTGCCCGACCGCGTGCGCAACCC
- a CDS encoding plasmid replication/partition related protein gives MNIVVNEELKAYIEPLTADEHEALERSILSEGCRDALVLWGDVLVDGHNRYGICQKHGLPFQTVQNPRFQSLEDVHLWMIDQHLGRRSVSDFQRGVLALRKREIMADRKARAAAPAQTEPAAAKSETPEAAAALPAPEPLHSREAIARAARLSSSQVVLIEKIQKQAAPELVAAVKSGTISINAAAAVATLPAQEQVAAVAAGKDELKLAAKRVRELNKRKPRQESAHDENAAAADASAGTEADADVLQALRARVAELTAENTELRRQVAQLQAALPEGSSPF, from the coding sequence ATGAACATCGTCGTCAACGAAGAACTCAAAGCCTATATCGAACCCCTGACCGCAGACGAGCACGAAGCGCTGGAACGCAGCATCCTGTCCGAGGGCTGCCGCGATGCGCTGGTGCTTTGGGGCGACGTGCTGGTGGACGGGCACAACCGGTATGGCATTTGCCAAAAACACGGCCTGCCCTTCCAGACGGTGCAGAACCCGCGCTTTCAGTCCCTGGAGGACGTGCACCTGTGGATGATCGACCAGCACCTGGGGCGGCGCAGTGTGTCGGATTTTCAACGCGGGGTGCTGGCGCTGCGCAAACGCGAAATCATGGCCGACCGCAAGGCCCGCGCGGCCGCGCCCGCGCAAACTGAACCGGCCGCCGCAAAATCTGAAACGCCCGAGGCAGCGGCCGCCCTGCCCGCACCCGAGCCCCTGCACAGCCGCGAGGCCATTGCCCGGGCCGCACGCCTGAGCAGCAGCCAGGTGGTGCTGATTGAAAAGATCCAGAAGCAGGCAGCGCCGGAGCTGGTGGCGGCGGTGAAATCCGGCACCATCTCCATCAATGCAGCGGCGGCTGTCGCCACCCTGCCCGCGCAGGAACAGGTGGCGGCCGTCGCGGCGGGCAAGGACGAACTCAAGCTGGCGGCCAAACGCGTGCGCGAACTCAACAAGCGCAAGCCGCGCCAAGAATCAGCACACGATGAAAACGCTGCGGCCGCAGATGCCAGCGCGGGCACGGAAGCCGACGCCGATGTACTCCAGGCCCTACGGGCCCGCGTGGCAGAACTGACGGCAGAGAACACCGAGCTGCGCCGCCAGGTGGCGCAATTGCAGGCGGCGCTGCCAGAGGGCAGCAGCCCGTTCTGA